The Megalobrama amblycephala isolate DHTTF-2021 linkage group LG20, ASM1881202v1, whole genome shotgun sequence genome includes a window with the following:
- the fshr gene encoding follicle-stimulating hormone receptor encodes MIKRTVLLMMLCFSFDWSIPHTEGMFAGSHFCSFNATTRSFFCLGNKVHEMPRNIPKNTTFVEIKLTQISVFRRAALSELHELKRIVVSENGALEQIEAFAFSNLTELQEITITKSKNLMMHKDAFWRLPKLRYLTISNTGLKILPDFSKINSAALEFLFDLQDNMHIERIPSNAFLGLTSATITELRLTKNGIREIDSYAFNGTKIEKLFLMGNQQLNHIHSYAFIGAEGPIVLDISRTAVHTLPESMLRTLKLLTAVSVYSLRRLPSLELFTELTQANLTYPSHCCAFKNFKKHKSVKNQMCNDPGALRLEPDFFEDHCKDVIEVTCYPTPDAFNPCEDIMGFTFLRVLIWFISILAIVGNVVVFLVLLTSHYKLTVPRFLMCHLAFADLCMGIYLVLIAGADIYTQSHYYNYGIDWQTGAGCHVAGFFTVFSSELSVYTLTAITLERWYTITYAMELERKLRLRHACAVMAAGWIFALLTALMPMLGVSSYRKTSICLPMDVETVLSQGYVVLLLLLNVAAFLVVCVCYMRIYLTVHNPAFVPVNADMRIAKRMAVLIFTDFLCMAPISFFAISAALKLPLITVSHAKVLLVLFYPINSCSNPFLYSFLTKTFKRDFFILTSRFGCFKTRAHIYRTEISLGENGAMVPLPKTSDGTLYSLVHIAQVH; translated from the exons ATGATAAAGAGGACGGTCTTGTTGATGATGCTCTGCTTTAGTTTCGACTGGTCCATTCCACACACAGAAGGCATGTTTGCTGGATCTCATTTCTGCTCATTTAATGCTACAACTCGCAGTTTCTTCTGTCTGGGCAACAAGGTTCATGAGATGCCAAGAAATATACCGAAAAATACCACATTTGT GGAGATCAAACTGACTCAGATCAGCGTGTTTCGCCGAGCAGCCCTGTCTGAACTACATGAGCTGAAGAGAAT AGTGGTGTCCGAGAATGGTGCTCTTGAGCAAATTGAAGCCTTTGCCTTTTCCAACCTGACAGAGCTACAGGAAAT AACTATTACAAAATCCAAAAACCTTATGATGCACAAAGATGCCTTCTGGAGACTTCCAAAGCTACGGTATCT GACTATATCAAACACTGGTCTTAAAATCCTGCCTGATTTTTCAAAAATCAACTCTGCTGCTCTTGAATTTCTATT TGATCTACAAGATAACATGCACATAGAGAGGATTCCCAGTAACGCCTTCCTCGGATTGACCAGTGCCACCATAACCGAGCT GAGATTAACAAAGAATGGGATCCGTGAGATAGACAGCTATGCATTCAATGGTACCAAAATTGAGAAACT cTTTCTCATGGGAAACCAGCAGCTGAATCATATCCACAGTTACGCCTTTATAGGAGCTGAAGGCCCCATCGTTCT GGACATCTCACGTACTGCCGTCCACACACTACCGGAAAGCATGCTGAGGACCCTTAAGCTTCTGACAGCCGTCTCAGTCTACTCTCTGAGGAGGCTTCCAAGCCTGGAGCTGTTTACTGAGCTCACGCAGGCCAATCTGACCTACCCCAGCCACTGCTGTGCCTTCAAAAACTTCAAGAAGCACAA GTCTGTGAAGAATCAAATGTGTAACGATCCTGGTGCCCTCCGCCTGGAGCCAGATTTTTTCGAAGACCACTGTAAGGATGTGATAGAAGTGACCTGCTACCCTACACCAGATGCATTCAACCCTTGCGAGGACATCATGGGTTTTACGTTCCTACGTGTTCTGATCTGGTTCATCAGCATACTGGCCATCGTGGGAAATGTTGTTGTCTTCCTGGTGCTCCTCACCAGTCACTACAAACTAACCGTTCCCAGGTTTCTAATGTGCCACCTGGCTTTTGCAGACCTCTGCATGGGAATTTACCTGGTGCTCATTGCCGGCGCTGACATTTACACACAGTCCCACTACTATAACTATGGCATTGACTGGCAGACAGGAGCAGGCTGCCATGTGGCCGGCTTCTTCACGGTCTTCTCCAGTGAGCTCTCCGTCTACACCCTGACTGCCATTACCCTGGAGCGCTGGTACACCATCACTTATGCCATGGAGCTGGAACGCAAACTGCGCCTGCGCCATGCCTGCGCGGTAATGGCAGCGGGGTGGATTTTTGCCCTGCTGACTGCTCTGATGCCCATGTTGGGAGTGAGCAGCTACAGGAAGACCAGCATCTGCCTGCCCATGGATGTAGAAACAGTGCTTTCACAAGGATACGTGGTGCTGTTGCTCCTACTCAACGTAGCAGCTTTTCtggttgtgtgtgtctgttataTGCGCATCTACCTGACCGTCCACAATCCTGCCTTCGTTCCTGTCAACGCAGACATGCGTATAGCCAAGCGCATGGCCGTGCTCATCTTCACCGACTTCCTGTGTATGGCGCCCATCTCATTTTTTGCCATCTCCGCAGCCTTAAAACTACCGCTAATCACAGTTTCTCACGCCAAAGTCTTGCTGGTGCTTTTTTACCCCATAAATTCCTGCTCAAACCCATTTCTCTACTCCTTCTTAACTAAAACCTTCAAGAGGGATTTCTTCATTCTGACTAGCCGGTTCGGCTGCTTCAAAACACGTGCACACATTTACCGCACAGAGATCTCTTTGGGGGAAAACGGAGCCATGGTGCCTTTGCCAAAGACTAGTGATGGAACACTATACTCCCTGGTGCACATCGCCCAAGTGCACTGA